A window of the Vigna angularis cultivar LongXiaoDou No.4 chromosome 3, ASM1680809v1, whole genome shotgun sequence genome harbors these coding sequences:
- the LOC108344986 gene encoding indole-3-acetic acid-induced protein ARG2, which yields MARSFTNVKVLSALVADGFSNTPTRRGFAAAAAAAATQSASRGGASISGNMVPKSGEEKVRGAEKVSWVPDPVTGYYRPENTNEIDVADLRATVLGGKFNH from the exons ATGGCTCGCTCTTTCACTAACGTTAAGGTTCTCTCTGCTCTTGTGGCCGACGGATTCTCCAACACTCCAACCAG GCGTGGGTttgcggcggcggcggcggcggcggcgacacAGAGCGCAAGCAGAGGAGGTGCCTCCATCAGCGGCAATATGGTTCCAAAATCAGGGGAAGAGAAGGTGAGAGGTGCTGAAAAGGTTTCGTGGGTCCCAGACCCTGTGACCGGTTACTACAGACCAGAGAACACCAACGAGATTGATGTTGCTGACCTGCGAGCTACGGTTTTGGGCGGAAAATTCAACCACTAA